A window of Haloarchaeobius litoreus contains these coding sequences:
- a CDS encoding DUF7126 family protein → MHAIFAGHDEHELVRELEAVGFTVHVVDGVANRPGLEEAGIVDAELFVLTDVGQATGIPVAKDLNPDVRVVVYSDDSLPEFVSGQADLAVDPALLDPATVAEELAGQ, encoded by the coding sequence ATGCACGCGATCTTCGCTGGACACGACGAGCACGAGTTGGTACGCGAGCTGGAGGCAGTCGGGTTCACGGTCCACGTCGTCGACGGCGTCGCGAACCGCCCCGGGCTGGAGGAGGCCGGAATCGTCGACGCGGAGCTGTTCGTCCTGACCGACGTGGGGCAGGCGACCGGCATCCCGGTCGCGAAGGACCTGAACCCGGACGTGCGGGTCGTCGTCTACTCCGACGACTCGCTGCCGGAGTTCGTCAGCGGCCAGGCCGACCTGGCGGTGGATCCGGCGCTGCTCGATCCGGCGACGGTCGCCGAGGAGCTGGCTGGCCAGTAA
- a CDS encoding outer membrane protein assembly factor BamB family protein has product MSPTRLSRRSLLAAGVGTLAGGQLLRPSTFRDAFDADPSVSTDEWLLPGRSPSRRNHVPVSGGTELSLSWERSFDGDSGYRVVVADGRAIVSVTDDAVYALEVSDGSIAWRARPRTGSGYGVALGGEHVCCSTGDGFYVLGREGNSKWWLPGYDYRTVERAGFLSTYLPVGSTLFTVGRGLEARGMESGLRHWVGERPDGSRLVANPLAFADGTLYCAGGRYGNYPFVAVDAEDGTQQWATAAFEYESRHLAVDGDTLLATGETEGGGRIQAFSTDDGALRWQRATSTQLLDPTVADGLVVCATEGRRLHAFDRATGERRWTVGRQAGVHELLRTDDHLYVHTPHGVEVRDPSTGDRQVRHEIAGSEPNGFAYAAGHLFALRGGRLFALEVVDGA; this is encoded by the coding sequence ATGTCCCCGACCCGACTCTCCCGTCGTAGTCTGCTCGCCGCCGGCGTCGGCACGCTGGCCGGCGGGCAGCTCCTGCGGCCCTCCACCTTCCGCGACGCGTTCGACGCCGACCCGTCCGTGTCGACCGACGAGTGGCTACTGCCCGGGCGGTCGCCCAGCCGGCGGAACCACGTGCCCGTCTCCGGTGGCACCGAGCTTTCACTCTCCTGGGAACGGTCGTTCGACGGCGACTCCGGCTACCGGGTCGTCGTCGCCGACGGTCGGGCCATCGTCTCCGTCACGGACGACGCGGTCTACGCTCTGGAGGTCAGCGACGGCTCCATCGCGTGGCGCGCCCGTCCACGCACCGGATCGGGATACGGTGTCGCACTCGGGGGCGAGCACGTCTGCTGTTCGACCGGCGACGGGTTCTACGTCCTCGGGCGTGAGGGGAACTCGAAGTGGTGGCTCCCGGGCTACGACTACCGAACCGTGGAGCGAGCGGGCTTCCTCTCCACCTACCTGCCGGTCGGGTCGACGCTGTTCACCGTCGGGCGGGGATTGGAGGCCCGTGGAATGGAGTCCGGCCTCCGACACTGGGTGGGCGAGCGACCCGACGGCAGCCGGCTGGTCGCGAACCCACTCGCGTTCGCCGACGGGACGCTCTACTGCGCGGGGGGTCGCTACGGGAACTACCCGTTCGTCGCTGTCGACGCCGAGGACGGGACCCAGCAGTGGGCGACGGCGGCGTTCGAGTACGAGAGCCGGCACCTCGCCGTCGACGGGGACACGCTCCTGGCGACGGGGGAGACCGAGGGGGGCGGTCGCATCCAGGCGTTCTCGACCGACGACGGTGCACTCCGCTGGCAGCGGGCGACGTCGACACAGCTCCTCGACCCGACGGTCGCCGACGGTCTCGTCGTCTGTGCCACCGAGGGCAGGCGACTCCACGCGTTCGACCGCGCGACCGGCGAGCGGCGCTGGACCGTCGGCAGGCAAGCAGGAGTGCACGAACTGCTCCGCACCGACGACCATCTCTACGTCCACACTCCCCACGGGGTCGAGGTGCGTGACCCGTCGACCGGGGACAGACAGGTGCGCCACGAGATCGCCGGCTCCGAACCGAACGGGTTCGCCTACGCCGCGGGACACCTGTTCGCGCTCCGCGGCGGCCGCCTGTTCGCGCTG
- a CDS encoding phosphoribosyltransferase, with protein MSDLPEDFNCTITNWEYIYGLCRDVSEDVKEDSFEPDVIVALARGGWFAGRCICDFLGMDDLTSLKMEHYVGTAQKADEPQVRYPMPEGSVEGKDVLIIDDIADTGGSIRRAEEYVEERNAGTVKTATLQLLQTSEFEPDYVGERLEEWAWMVYPWNFIEDMIDIISGLMERHEQSSFQKADIRHFLAEDHDLQRIEMEIAQPNRMSEVLSEMERRDIVASTDEGGWTLT; from the coding sequence ATGAGCGACCTCCCGGAGGATTTCAACTGCACCATCACGAACTGGGAGTACATCTACGGCCTCTGTCGGGACGTCAGCGAGGACGTCAAGGAGGACTCCTTCGAGCCGGACGTCATCGTCGCACTCGCCCGTGGGGGCTGGTTCGCGGGGCGGTGTATCTGTGACTTCCTCGGGATGGACGACCTGACGAGCCTGAAGATGGAGCACTACGTCGGCACCGCCCAGAAGGCCGACGAGCCGCAGGTCCGGTACCCGATGCCGGAGGGCAGCGTCGAGGGCAAGGACGTCCTCATCATCGACGACATCGCGGACACCGGCGGGAGCATCCGTCGCGCCGAGGAGTACGTCGAGGAGCGCAACGCGGGCACGGTGAAGACGGCGACGCTCCAGCTGCTCCAGACCAGCGAGTTCGAGCCGGACTACGTCGGCGAGCGGCTGGAGGAGTGGGCGTGGATGGTGTACCCGTGGAACTTCATCGAGGACATGATCGACATCATCTCCGGGCTGATGGAGCGCCACGAGCAGTCGTCGTTCCAGAAGGCGGACATCCGGCACTTCCTCGCTGAGGACCACGACCTCCAGCGCATCGAGATGGAGATCGCCCAGCCGAACCGCATGAGCGAGGTGCTCTCCGAGATGGAGCGCCGCGACATCGTGGCGTCGACCGACGAGGGCGGCTGGACGCTGACCTGA
- a CDS encoding YbhB/YbcL family Raf kinase inhibitor-like protein — translation MIADLTAALEDAAPLTVTSPDFEDGERLPDWTGFVNENERPELRIEGVPDAAESLLVTMVHPEAADVVDHGWVHWQAWGVDPETTVLPRGEPLDGATEGYNDFLRQGWGGPSPPPEQVETYRFRVYALDIDLDLPPATRRARVASTVGLEGSVLAAGELTGEYGADQGTVFVTEGPRGLRP, via the coding sequence ATGATAGCAGACCTGACCGCAGCGCTGGAGGACGCAGCACCGCTCACGGTGACCAGTCCGGACTTCGAGGACGGGGAGCGACTCCCCGACTGGACCGGGTTCGTAAACGAGAACGAGCGCCCCGAACTCCGGATCGAGGGCGTACCCGACGCGGCCGAGTCGCTGCTCGTGACCATGGTCCATCCCGAGGCGGCCGACGTGGTCGACCACGGGTGGGTGCACTGGCAGGCCTGGGGTGTGGATCCAGAGACGACCGTCCTCCCGCGAGGTGAACCGCTCGACGGAGCGACCGAGGGGTACAACGACTTCCTGCGGCAGGGGTGGGGTGGCCCGTCACCGCCGCCGGAGCAGGTCGAGACCTACCGGTTCAGGGTGTACGCGCTCGACATCGACCTCGACCTCCCGCCGGCGACGCGTCGTGCTCGCGTGGCGTCCACCGTCGGCCTGGAGGGGTCGGTGCTGGCCGCGGGGGAGCTGACCGGGGAGTACGGCGCGGACCAGGGTACCGTGTTCGTGACGGAGGGTCCGAGGGGCCTGCGACCCTGA
- a CDS encoding MATE family efflux transporter, producing the protein MVESHTNTKLTEGELARPMLRLAWPLVAIQLLQVTYNLADTAWLGAYSSNAVGALSLAFPLIFFLIAVGGGFTAAGAILVAQYTGADSDGSASLVAGQTVGFVGVLSVVIGAVGYVLTDPMLAVLPADPETQRVIVPLAADYMRIFFLGMPFLFGFFVFVSLLRGYGNTRTPLRIMLVSVALNVVLDPLVIFGVGPFPELGIEGAALATVFSRGVATLLGLYLLFWTDAGPDVGASDLVPDLGTIRDIVRIGVPSAAEQSMTSLALIALTGMVATFPPAVVTAYGLGNRVISLVFLPAMGLGQATNTVVGQNLGAEKPERAERATWLAAKFAAVSLFVVALVIFAVPTLVLRPLLTADTAQAAETLVYGAEYLRIAAPAFVFMGLFPVFLGAFRGSGDTKTALVFSVVALWLVRVPTTYVLVFVLGWDATGVFAAVALGDVVGAIAAMLWFTRGTWKTGLVDDGREREPVVADGVSESGAD; encoded by the coding sequence ATGGTCGAATCGCACACGAACACGAAGCTCACCGAGGGGGAGCTCGCCCGGCCGATGCTCCGGCTGGCGTGGCCACTGGTGGCCATCCAGCTGCTGCAGGTCACCTACAACCTCGCCGACACGGCGTGGCTGGGCGCGTACTCCTCGAACGCCGTCGGGGCGTTGAGCCTCGCGTTCCCGCTCATCTTCTTCCTCATCGCCGTCGGAGGCGGGTTCACGGCCGCCGGTGCCATCCTCGTCGCGCAGTACACCGGGGCGGACAGCGACGGCTCGGCGAGCCTCGTCGCGGGCCAGACCGTCGGCTTCGTCGGCGTGCTCTCGGTCGTCATCGGCGCCGTGGGCTACGTCCTGACGGACCCGATGCTCGCCGTGCTGCCGGCGGACCCCGAGACCCAGCGCGTCATCGTCCCGCTCGCCGCGGACTACATGCGGATCTTCTTCCTCGGGATGCCGTTCCTGTTCGGCTTCTTCGTCTTCGTCTCGCTGCTCCGGGGCTACGGCAACACCCGCACGCCGCTGCGCATCATGCTCGTCTCCGTCGCGCTGAACGTCGTGCTCGACCCGCTGGTCATCTTCGGCGTCGGCCCGTTCCCAGAACTCGGCATCGAGGGCGCGGCACTGGCGACCGTGTTCTCCCGCGGCGTCGCCACGCTGCTCGGCCTCTACTTGCTGTTTTGGACGGACGCCGGGCCGGACGTGGGCGCGTCCGACCTCGTACCCGACCTCGGGACCATCCGGGACATCGTCCGCATCGGCGTCCCCTCCGCGGCCGAGCAGTCGATGACCTCGCTCGCGCTCATCGCGCTGACCGGGATGGTCGCGACGTTCCCGCCCGCGGTCGTCACCGCGTACGGGCTGGGCAACCGCGTCATCTCGCTGGTGTTCCTCCCCGCGATGGGGCTCGGACAGGCGACGAACACCGTCGTCGGCCAGAACCTCGGCGCGGAGAAACCGGAGCGCGCCGAGCGCGCGACCTGGCTCGCCGCGAAGTTCGCCGCGGTCAGCCTGTTCGTCGTCGCACTCGTCATCTTCGCGGTGCCGACGCTGGTGCTGCGCCCGCTCCTCACGGCCGACACCGCACAGGCCGCCGAGACGCTGGTCTACGGGGCGGAGTACCTCCGCATCGCCGCCCCCGCGTTCGTGTTCATGGGCTTGTTCCCCGTGTTCCTCGGTGCGTTCCGCGGCTCCGGCGACACGAAGACCGCGCTGGTGTTCTCGGTGGTCGCGCTCTGGCTCGTGCGCGTCCCGACGACGTACGTGCTCGTGTTCGTCCTCGGCTGGGACGCCACGGGCGTCTTCGCGGCCGTCGCACTCGGCGACGTGGTCGGCGCTATCGCCGCGATGCTCTGGTTCACCCGCGGGACGTGGAAGACCGGTCTCGTCGACGATGGCCGGGAACGGGAGCCGGTGGTCGCCGACGGCGTGAGCGAGAGCGGTGCGGACTGA